A genomic window from Flexistipes sp. includes:
- a CDS encoding Lcl domain-containing protein produces the protein MRGVLSFLLIVSVFFLYGCGFFSDDDADIDQPPTNQETKTYYLDSDGDGYGDANYSMTDTSLPSGYVLDNTDFDDTNADVYPGAPELADGIDNDGDGDIDEDFSIYYEDSDGDGYGNPSSFTYATSQPTGYVTDNTDCDDSDPDINPGATEIYDSKDNNCDGSTDEGFSIYYEDSDGDGYGNPSSSTYATSQPTGYVTDNTDCDDSDANINPGATEVVDGVDNNCDGSIDEGAITYYFDSDGDGFGDPTDNTTVIGDPPTIDLVSNNTDCDDNSSDVYPGAAELADNKDNDCDGDIDENLTMLVETGQTKSYDADGNVVTDGSIKDDGYYQAGAPRSYSRDNSTNIVTDETTGLMWQDDTDAENVDINWPKAKTYCQNKTHGGYSDWRLPTIKELATIVDSGKYSPSIDSVFENVLSTRYWSSTTFSNDNSSAWDIVFISGRDSVDTKTATYIVRCVRGNSLPESSFSRDSTEEIVTDNTTGLIWQDNETVSMKWENAINYCESLNLGGATDWRLPNINELRSIADYNEYYPAIDPVFENVQSYRYWSSTTYSRYTYKAFSINFINNEYYFYDKNDDYNVRCVRAGQ, from the coding sequence ATGAGAGGAGTTTTGAGTTTTTTACTAATCGTATCAGTGTTTTTTTTGTACGGCTGCGGTTTTTTTAGCGATGATGATGCAGATATTGATCAACCACCTACAAATCAGGAGACAAAGACATATTACTTAGACTCAGACGGAGACGGTTACGGGGATGCTAATTATTCAATGACAGATACAAGCCTGCCGAGCGGTTATGTTTTGGACAATACGGATTTTGATGATACAAATGCAGACGTGTATCCTGGAGCGCCTGAGTTAGCAGATGGAATTGATAATGATGGTGATGGAGATATTGACGAAGACTTTTCAATTTATTATGAAGATTCAGACGGTGACGGCTACGGTAATCCAAGTAGTTTCACTTATGCTACAAGCCAGCCTACTGGATATGTGACAGACAATACTGACTGTGATGACAGCGACCCAGATATAAATCCCGGAGCTACAGAGATATATGACAGCAAAGATAACAACTGTGACGGGTCTACTGACGAAGGTTTTTCAATTTATTATGAAGACTCAGACGGTGACGGCTACGGTAATCCAAGTAGCTCCACTTATGCTACAAGCCAGCCTACTGGATATGTGACAGACAATACTGACTGTGATGACAGCGATGCAAATATAAATCCCGGAGCTACAGAGGTAGTGGATGGAGTAGATAATAATTGTGACGGAAGTATAGACGAAGGTGCCATTACATATTATTTCGATTCAGACGGTGACGGTTTTGGAGATCCTACTGATAATACTACTGTTATAGGAGACCCGCCTACAATAGACTTGGTTAGTAATAATACTGACTGTGATGATAATAGTTCAGATGTATATCCTGGAGCTGCTGAATTAGCTGATAATAAAGACAATGACTGTGATGGCGATATTGATGAAAACTTAACAATGTTAGTTGAGACCGGGCAGACGAAAAGCTATGATGCTGATGGCAATGTTGTAACAGACGGTAGTATAAAGGATGACGGATATTATCAGGCGGGTGCACCGAGAAGCTATTCAAGAGACAACTCTACTAATATTGTTACAGATGAGACTACTGGATTAATGTGGCAGGATGATACTGATGCTGAAAATGTGGATATAAATTGGCCTAAAGCCAAAACATACTGTCAGAACAAAACACATGGGGGTTACTCCGACTGGAGACTGCCTACAATAAAAGAGCTTGCCACAATTGTAGATTCAGGAAAATATTCTCCTTCAATAGATTCTGTGTTCGAAAATGTCTTATCAACCCGTTATTGGTCGTCTACCACATTTTCAAATGATAATAGTTCTGCGTGGGATATTGTTTTTATTAGTGGCCGTGACAGCGTAGATACTAAAACAGCTACTTATATTGTACGCTGTGTTCGTGGAAATAGTCTGCCAGAGAGCAGTTTTAGCAGAGACAGTACTGAAGAAATAGTAACTGATAATACTACAGGTCTTATATGGCAGGATAATGAAACTGTATCTATGAAATGGGAAAATGCAATTAATTATTGTGAAAGCCTTAACCTTGGTGGTGCCACCGACTGGCGACTGCCTAATATTAATGAGCTAAGAAGTATTGCGGATTACAATGAATACTATCCGGCAATAGATCCTGTGTTTGAAAATGTACAATCATATAGGTATTGGTCGTCTACTACTTATTCCCGTTATACTTACAAAGCCTTTAGTATTAACTTTATAAATAATGAATACTATTTCTACGATAAGAATGATGATTATAATGTTCGCTGTGTGCGTGCCGGACAGTGA
- a CDS encoding YifB family Mg chelatase-like AAA ATPase, whose product MFTKISSSHLVGIESVCVDVEVDIKSMGMPSFTVVGLAEGAVRESRERVKSSLKNLGFNLFSNAITVNLAPADFKKEGTHFDLPMAIGLLKAFGIIDAKLDDTVFIGELSLDAKLRGVNGVLPMVIDAAGAGFNKVILPEENAEEASVVSGMEVFGFSTFSDVLRFLQGELEKEPFETNIDDYFAEARKFSLDFADVKGQFFAKRAAEIAAAGMHNLLFIGSPGSGKTMIAKRIPSILPVMTIDEAIQTTKIHSVAGLIRGKGNLVVDRPFVSPHHTSSDVSVIGGTREVRPGAVSVANNGILFLDEILEFKRSVLEVLRQPMEDGYVTVSRANRSVVYPANFMLVGACNPCPCGNLGDKVKPCTCTPHQIQRYRSRLSGPLMDRIDLQVSVNSIDFKDLSDMKPGESSESIRRRVEKAIDIQKKRFHAEDINYNSQMSERMLRKYCNLNDDGLKILENINNKYGLSARAYSKLLKVSRTIADLEGSDELKPAHVLEAVRYRFLEYE is encoded by the coding sequence ATGTTTACAAAAATCAGCAGTTCACACCTTGTGGGAATAGAATCCGTATGTGTTGATGTGGAAGTGGATATAAAAAGTATGGGTATGCCCTCTTTTACAGTGGTAGGGCTGGCTGAAGGAGCTGTACGCGAGAGCAGGGAAAGGGTGAAGTCTTCCCTTAAAAATCTCGGATTCAATCTATTTTCCAATGCCATTACGGTAAATCTGGCACCTGCCGATTTTAAAAAAGAGGGGACTCATTTTGATCTGCCTATGGCCATTGGGTTACTCAAAGCATTCGGAATAATAGATGCAAAACTTGACGATACCGTTTTTATCGGAGAATTATCTTTAGATGCCAAATTAAGAGGGGTTAACGGAGTTCTGCCGATGGTCATAGATGCAGCCGGTGCCGGCTTTAATAAGGTGATTCTGCCGGAGGAAAATGCAGAGGAAGCCAGTGTGGTAAGCGGAATGGAGGTGTTCGGATTCAGCACTTTTTCAGATGTACTGAGATTTTTGCAGGGGGAATTGGAAAAAGAACCTTTTGAAACCAATATAGATGATTATTTTGCTGAAGCCAGGAAATTCAGCCTGGATTTTGCAGATGTCAAGGGGCAGTTTTTTGCAAAAAGAGCAGCTGAAATTGCTGCGGCCGGTATGCATAATCTTCTTTTTATCGGTTCTCCCGGCAGCGGCAAAACAATGATAGCCAAAAGAATTCCTTCCATTCTGCCTGTAATGACTATTGACGAGGCGATACAAACGACAAAAATCCACTCGGTTGCCGGTTTGATAAGAGGAAAGGGAAATCTTGTGGTGGACAGACCTTTTGTTTCCCCTCACCATACCTCCAGTGATGTCTCTGTAATAGGGGGCACAAGAGAGGTCAGGCCGGGAGCTGTGAGTGTTGCCAACAATGGGATTTTGTTCCTCGATGAGATACTGGAGTTTAAGCGGAGTGTTCTGGAAGTGCTCAGGCAGCCTATGGAAGACGGGTATGTTACTGTATCCAGGGCTAACCGGTCGGTGGTCTATCCGGCAAACTTTATGCTTGTGGGCGCATGTAACCCCTGCCCCTGCGGCAACCTTGGCGATAAAGTAAAGCCGTGTACATGCACGCCTCATCAGATTCAGCGTTACCGGAGCAGACTTTCAGGTCCGCTTATGGACAGAATAGATCTGCAGGTTTCTGTAAATTCGATAGACTTTAAAGATTTGTCCGATATGAAACCGGGGGAAAGCTCCGAATCAATAAGGCGCCGGGTTGAGAAGGCTATAGATATCCAGAAAAAACGATTTCATGCAGAGGATATAAACTACAATTCACAAATGAGCGAGCGTATGTTGCGAAAATACTGTAATCTCAACGATGACGGACTTAAAATTCTCGAAAATATTAACAATAAATACGGCCTTTCCGCTAGAGCTTATTCAAAGCTTTTGAAGGTTTCCCGGACGATTGCCGATCTGGAAGGCTCAGATGAATTAAAGCCGGCACACGTTCTCGAAGCTGTCAGATACAGATTTTTAGAATACGAGTAG
- the sppA gene encoding signal peptide peptidase SppA — MSKKRVLSKVFSAVLVLLVIIFFINAIVSYTGIDTKNLTNPKIVVIKLEGIILNSDKFLNAYKKFHDNPNVKGFLIRINSPGGAVAPSQEIYRILRKIDKPVYVSMSTLAASGGYYVAAASDKIFALDGTLTGSIGVIMKFTNLSGLYEKIGVQIETIKSGKFKDIGASNRSLTEAERKILQNTIDQVYESFIHDILKARKIKEEKLRTYADGRVITGKKALEIGLVDEIGGFYDTVESLKKQIGVKDIDLYYYNEKENVLDNLLNGMTEIKNLFTADKGYKLYYLNDNL; from the coding sequence GTGTCAAAAAAGAGGGTACTTTCAAAAGTATTTAGTGCTGTATTGGTTTTACTGGTAATTATTTTTTTCATTAACGCTATTGTAAGCTATACCGGTATAGACACCAAAAATCTGACAAATCCCAAAATCGTAGTTATAAAACTTGAAGGTATTATCCTTAACTCGGATAAGTTCCTTAATGCCTATAAAAAGTTTCATGATAATCCGAATGTGAAAGGTTTTTTGATCAGAATTAACTCACCAGGCGGTGCCGTTGCCCCCAGTCAGGAAATATACCGTATTTTGAGAAAAATTGACAAGCCTGTTTATGTTAGCATGAGCACACTTGCTGCCTCAGGCGGTTACTATGTTGCTGCTGCCTCTGATAAGATTTTTGCTCTTGATGGCACTTTAACAGGGAGTATCGGTGTTATAATGAAGTTCACCAACTTAAGCGGTCTTTATGAAAAAATAGGTGTGCAAATAGAAACGATAAAGAGCGGCAAATTCAAGGATATCGGAGCTTCCAACAGGAGTTTGACGGAGGCTGAGCGCAAAATTCTGCAGAATACCATTGATCAGGTGTACGAAAGTTTTATCCACGATATTTTAAAAGCCAGGAAAATCAAGGAAGAGAAGCTGAGAACGTATGCTGACGGAAGGGTAATAACGGGTAAAAAAGCTCTGGAAATAGGTTTGGTGGATGAAATAGGCGGCTTTTATGATACCGTGGAAAGTTTGAAGAAGCAGATAGGGGTGAAAGATATAGATTTGTACTATTACAATGAGAAAGAAAATGTTCTGGATAATCTCTTAAATGGAATGACGGAAATAAAAAACCTCTTTACGGCAGATAAAGGCTACAAACTCTATTATTTGAACGACAATCTTTAA
- a CDS encoding sodium:calcium antiporter, whose protein sequence is MVYFLLFFISAVLVIVSGIKLSEYGDVIALKTKLGHSFVGITMLALFTSLPELISSIGAVTIVDAPDLAFGNVYGSNVFNIFVIFILDFVFRKGSFFKDVSMSNTISGIYGLLIMVVTFTGFVIGFPVIGWISLLSILTVFVFFISLYNAYKSSAIELLPEEGSVPEIPLNKALYMFLLNATIIVFAGLLLSKSADQVAIITGLGQSVVGALLLALVTSLPELASCYGAVKVGATNMAIGNLFGSNVFNMFIIPVIDIFYFKGSVFEFVEPAHLFTGLIACIMSLIALLGIKQDKFSKFRVGHLSVYSVYILAVYIVYLFVTLN, encoded by the coding sequence ATGGTATATTTCCTGCTGTTTTTTATTTCGGCAGTTCTGGTTATTGTTTCAGGGATAAAACTGTCGGAATACGGCGATGTAATTGCTTTGAAAACCAAGCTGGGGCATAGCTTTGTCGGAATTACAATGCTTGCTCTTTTCACCAGCCTCCCTGAACTTATTTCTTCAATTGGTGCAGTAACTATTGTGGATGCTCCGGATCTGGCATTCGGTAATGTTTACGGCTCCAACGTTTTTAACATTTTTGTAATTTTTATTTTAGACTTTGTTTTCAGAAAGGGATCATTTTTTAAAGATGTAAGTATGTCCAATACAATTTCAGGTATTTATGGGCTGCTTATCATGGTCGTTACGTTTACCGGATTTGTTATAGGTTTCCCCGTAATCGGCTGGATTAGCCTTTTAAGTATTTTGACAGTATTTGTTTTCTTTATTTCCCTTTACAATGCCTATAAATCTTCGGCAATAGAACTTCTTCCCGAAGAAGGGAGTGTTCCCGAGATTCCTCTTAATAAAGCGCTATATATGTTTTTGTTGAATGCTACTATTATTGTTTTTGCCGGCCTTCTTCTGAGCAAAAGTGCAGATCAGGTTGCAATTATAACAGGTCTCGGACAATCTGTGGTGGGCGCTCTACTGCTTGCACTGGTGACGAGTCTGCCCGAACTGGCTTCCTGTTATGGTGCAGTAAAAGTAGGCGCTACAAATATGGCAATCGGTAATCTGTTCGGATCAAATGTTTTTAATATGTTTATCATTCCTGTTATTGACATTTTTTACTTCAAAGGCAGTGTATTTGAATTTGTTGAGCCCGCCCATCTGTTTACCGGCTTGATTGCATGTATAATGTCATTAATAGCTTTACTGGGGATTAAACAGGATAAGTTTTCAAAATTTCGTGTGGGTCACTTATCTGTTTATTCTGTTTACATTTTAGCTGTATATATAGTATACTTGTTTGTTACTTTGAATTAA
- a CDS encoding S1 RNA-binding domain-containing protein yields MMQENNLNNENNDNIENSEMDMSNFESMLEESLTTPARGNIVRGNIVQINGDDVLVNIGFKTEGIIDLSEFKQDGEANINVGDEVEAMIVAESGGGGHVRLSKKMLQFQEDWQNLLTSYEKEKPVAVKIVNFNDKGFQGKFGEVNVFILNNHIDTRNRVKKSDFYLNKVFNCKILKIDRRNKTALASRKLYLIESHQEEKEKFFKDVQEGDKLKGTVKTIKNYGAFVNLGPVDGFLHKNNISWGVVKHPGKLLEVDDPVEVKVLNVDHENNKIEVGIKQLSDDPWNSVREKYPEESVVSGNVVTRKRKGYVIEVEPGVDAIIPDEELSWVKSEKVQLNSGDRVEGKVLGYDDERKKIKISPKLLTDNPWNTLKDKHPEGSVVKGKVVNITDFGVFVDFGAMIDGLVRKSDISWTKDIDDLNSLYSVGDEIEAKILKIDPKRERISLGVKQLEKDPWREADKILPSGKVVEAEISEVNKDGVEVKLPRELKGFIPVKELDVEKVNPEEKFKAGETIKAVVLRVDKRKRNVLLSVKKYKMDSEKREVKEYMKQFDAEDSSFNLGNLIKDQIKDIDS; encoded by the coding sequence ATGATGCAGGAGAACAATCTTAACAACGAAAACAATGACAACATCGAAAATTCCGAAATGGACATGAGCAATTTCGAGTCTATGCTTGAAGAATCTCTTACCACACCTGCCAGAGGGAACATTGTAAGGGGAAATATTGTTCAGATAAACGGCGATGATGTTCTGGTCAATATCGGTTTTAAAACCGAAGGAATTATCGATTTGTCCGAATTTAAGCAGGACGGTGAAGCAAACATAAATGTCGGCGATGAAGTGGAAGCTATGATTGTGGCGGAATCGGGCGGAGGCGGTCATGTCAGACTGTCAAAAAAGATGCTGCAATTCCAGGAAGACTGGCAGAACCTTCTTACATCCTACGAAAAGGAGAAGCCTGTTGCTGTTAAAATTGTCAATTTTAACGATAAGGGTTTTCAGGGAAAATTTGGCGAAGTTAATGTTTTCATTTTGAATAATCATATAGATACGAGAAACAGGGTGAAAAAATCTGACTTTTATCTGAATAAAGTGTTTAACTGCAAAATATTGAAAATCGACAGACGTAATAAAACTGCCCTTGCATCCAGAAAGCTGTACCTTATTGAATCCCACCAGGAGGAAAAGGAGAAGTTTTTTAAAGATGTGCAGGAAGGGGACAAACTGAAAGGTACTGTTAAAACCATCAAAAATTACGGAGCATTTGTTAATTTAGGACCTGTGGACGGCTTCCTTCATAAAAATAATATAAGCTGGGGAGTGGTAAAGCACCCAGGCAAACTTCTGGAAGTGGACGATCCTGTTGAAGTTAAGGTGTTGAATGTAGATCATGAAAATAACAAGATTGAAGTGGGCATAAAACAGCTTTCAGACGATCCCTGGAACAGCGTCAGGGAAAAATACCCGGAAGAGAGTGTTGTTTCCGGAAATGTTGTGACAAGGAAGCGTAAAGGCTATGTGATTGAAGTGGAGCCCGGTGTGGATGCTATTATCCCCGATGAAGAGCTTTCATGGGTTAAATCAGAAAAGGTTCAGCTGAACAGCGGCGACAGAGTGGAAGGTAAGGTACTGGGATATGATGATGAGCGTAAAAAAATAAAAATATCCCCGAAACTTCTCACAGACAACCCCTGGAATACACTCAAAGACAAACATCCCGAAGGCTCTGTAGTAAAAGGAAAAGTGGTTAATATTACAGATTTTGGAGTTTTCGTGGATTTTGGCGCTATGATAGACGGGCTTGTCAGAAAGAGCGATATTTCATGGACAAAGGACATTGATGATTTGAACAGCCTCTACAGTGTGGGTGATGAAATAGAAGCTAAAATTCTTAAAATTGACCCGAAACGGGAAAGAATCAGTCTCGGCGTTAAGCAGCTGGAGAAGGATCCATGGAGAGAAGCAGATAAAATTTTACCATCCGGCAAAGTAGTTGAAGCAGAAATTTCTGAAGTTAACAAAGACGGGGTTGAGGTTAAGCTGCCCAGAGAACTGAAAGGCTTTATTCCTGTAAAAGAGCTGGATGTGGAAAAAGTCAATCCTGAAGAGAAATTTAAAGCAGGAGAGACAATCAAAGCGGTTGTACTCAGAGTTGACAAAAGAAAGAGAAATGTTCTGCTGTCAGTAAAAAAATACAAAATGGATTCGGAAAAGAGAGAAGTGAAAGAATATATGAAGCAGTTTGACGCGGAGGATTCATCATTTAATCTTGGTAATCTTATAAAAGATCAGATAAAAGATATAGACAGTTGA